Proteins co-encoded in one Pseudomonadota bacterium genomic window:
- a CDS encoding IS3 family transposase — protein sequence MKYAFIRAHRHQHKIARMCRVLEVSSSGYYAWWDRPESARARENKALTAKINHFHQKSRRIYGSPRIHKDLEQAGERVGVNRVVRLMKAGDIQSKMAKKFVITTDSKHTHNPAPDLLCRDFQRSAPDEAWVTDTTCVATRQGWLYLAMVLDLFSRQIIGWAMSNRNNSLLVQDALTMALWRRGKVRGAIVHSDQGSTYASRGYQELLRTQGLRCSMSRKGECLDNAVAESFFGTLKTELVDHEDYRTHSEAKQSLFEYIEVFYNRQRRHSYLGYMSPAQFEAKHAP from the coding sequence GTGAAGTACGCCTTTATACGCGCCCATCGCCACCAGCATAAGATTGCACGGATGTGTCGCGTGCTGGAAGTCTCTTCCAGTGGGTACTACGCATGGTGGGACCGTCCCGAAAGCGCTAGAGCACGTGAAAACAAGGCGCTAACCGCCAAGATCAACCACTTTCACCAGAAGAGTCGACGGATCTACGGTTCGCCGCGCATCCATAAAGATCTTGAGCAAGCCGGCGAGCGTGTCGGCGTGAACCGTGTGGTACGGCTGATGAAAGCGGGTGATATTCAATCAAAGATGGCGAAGAAGTTTGTCATCACCACCGACTCCAAGCACACCCACAACCCGGCACCCGATTTGCTGTGCCGTGATTTTCAGCGTTCTGCGCCAGATGAGGCCTGGGTAACGGACACCACCTGCGTCGCCACCCGCCAGGGGTGGCTCTACCTGGCGATGGTGCTCGATCTGTTCTCACGCCAAATCATTGGCTGGGCCATGAGTAATCGGAACAATAGTCTGTTGGTCCAGGATGCGCTAACAATGGCGCTGTGGCGCCGCGGGAAGGTAAGGGGTGCGATCGTTCACTCCGATCAAGGCAGTACCTACGCGTCGAGGGGCTATCAAGAGTTGCTTCGTACACAGGGGCTGAGGTGCAGCATGAGCCGCAAGGGGGAGTGCTTAGATAACGCGGTGGCAGAAAGTTTTTTCGGCACACTGAAAACCGAGTTGGTTGATCATGAAGATTACCGAACACATAGCGAAGCCAAGCAGAGCCTGTTTGAATACATCGAGGTGTTCTACAATCGGCAGCGTCGCCACTCGTATCTCGGTTACATGAGCCCGGCGCAGTTTGAAGCGAAGCATGCCCCTTAA
- a CDS encoding transposase — translation MIAARSVPMTTKRKPYKTYPKEFKQEAVRLMESSDRPSSEIARELGVRRNQLYKWKAQLSEQGDLAFIGRGRPKKGDQSERTRLKQENERLREEVEILKKAAAYFAKELR, via the coding sequence ATGATCGCTGCTAGGAGTGTTCCAATGACGACGAAGAGAAAGCCGTACAAGACCTACCCCAAAGAGTTCAAGCAAGAAGCGGTTCGCTTGATGGAATCCTCAGATCGCCCATCCAGCGAGATCGCACGAGAGCTCGGTGTTCGAAGAAATCAGCTGTACAAATGGAAGGCGCAACTCTCGGAGCAGGGCGACCTTGCTTTTATCGGCCGGGGCCGCCCCAAAAAGGGCGATCAAAGCGAACGCACCCGCTTGAAACAGGAAAATGAGCGGCTTCGAGAGGAGGTCGAAATTCTAAAAAAGGCCGCCGCGTACTTTGCCAAGGAACTGCGGTGA